In one Longimicrobium sp. genomic region, the following are encoded:
- the prmC gene encoding peptide chain release factor N(5)-glutamine methyltransferase, protein MSEKRWTVMELVGWTANYLKEKGFHNARLNAELLLAGSLGVKRLDLYLQYDRPLKAEELAAFKARLLRRAKREPLQYIEGHAAFRDLTLRVDPRVLIPRPETETLVQEVLDWAEGRDALSALDVGTGSGAIALALATEGAFRRVVAVDVSADALEVARANGAAAAPDAPVEFRLGSLYDAVAGERFDVIASNPPYVGDEERGGLDAEVRDWEPAGALFAGTGGLDVIRPLVAQAPEHLAPGGLLAMEIGASQADAVCALVRATGAFAEPRVRRDLAGRDRIVLAELAG, encoded by the coding sequence GTGTCGGAAAAGCGCTGGACGGTGATGGAGCTGGTCGGGTGGACGGCGAACTATCTGAAGGAAAAGGGGTTCCATAACGCGCGGCTGAACGCCGAGCTGCTGCTGGCGGGGTCGCTGGGGGTGAAGCGGCTGGACCTGTATCTCCAGTACGACCGGCCGCTGAAGGCCGAGGAGCTGGCCGCCTTCAAGGCGCGGCTGCTGAGGCGTGCGAAGCGCGAGCCGCTGCAGTACATTGAGGGACACGCCGCCTTTCGCGACCTGACGCTTCGCGTGGACCCGCGGGTCCTGATCCCGCGCCCCGAGACGGAAACGCTCGTCCAGGAGGTGCTGGACTGGGCCGAGGGGCGCGACGCGCTTTCCGCGCTGGACGTGGGCACCGGCTCGGGCGCCATCGCGCTGGCGCTGGCCACCGAGGGCGCCTTCCGCCGCGTGGTGGCGGTGGACGTCTCGGCCGACGCGCTGGAGGTCGCGCGCGCGAACGGCGCCGCGGCCGCCCCCGACGCGCCGGTGGAGTTCCGGCTGGGGAGCCTGTACGACGCGGTCGCGGGCGAGCGCTTCGACGTGATCGCCAGCAACCCGCCGTACGTGGGCGACGAGGAGCGCGGCGGGCTGGACGCCGAGGTGCGCGACTGGGAGCCCGCGGGGGCGCTTTTCGCGGGGACCGGCGGGCTGGACGTGATCCGCCCCCTGGTTGCCCAAGCGCCGGAGCACCTGGCCCCGGGCGGCCTGCTGGCGATGGAGATCGGCGCGAGCCAGGCGGACGCGGTCTGCGCCCTCGTCCGCGCCACCGGCGCGTTTGCCGAGCCGCGCGTGCGGCGCGACCTGGCGGGCCGCGACCGCATCGTGCTGGCGGAGCTGGCGGGGTAG
- a CDS encoding CDP-alcohol phosphatidyltransferase family protein has protein sequence MLKFQPSAYRAEITAVLARPLDVLVRRRVNPNWITTAGVLVNVLAGLAFFLFHIQLGGALVLLGGFVDIVDGLVAKRGGMVTVFGSFYDSTTDRIAEICVMLGVMSLYLGNEPNIGDPRMAYVVCAALAGSLMVSYTRAKAESLGIDCKVGLMQRAERIILLGGATLFFGSWHRGAVLTFVMIAMAALTNLTAIYRIWWVARYLRNSQPVPSAPAPGRSVPEPVNR, from the coding sequence GTGCTGAAGTTCCAGCCCTCCGCCTACCGGGCCGAGATCACCGCCGTGCTCGCGCGCCCGCTGGACGTCCTGGTCCGGCGGCGCGTGAACCCCAACTGGATCACCACCGCCGGCGTTCTGGTGAACGTGCTGGCGGGCCTGGCCTTCTTCCTGTTCCACATCCAGCTGGGCGGCGCCCTGGTGCTGCTGGGCGGCTTCGTGGACATCGTGGACGGGCTGGTGGCCAAGCGCGGCGGGATGGTCACGGTCTTCGGCTCGTTCTACGACAGCACCACCGACCGCATCGCCGAGATCTGCGTGATGCTGGGGGTGATGTCGCTGTACCTGGGCAACGAGCCCAACATCGGCGACCCGCGGATGGCGTACGTGGTGTGCGCCGCGCTGGCCGGGTCGCTGATGGTGAGCTACACCCGCGCCAAGGCCGAGTCGCTGGGGATCGACTGCAAGGTGGGGCTGATGCAGCGCGCCGAGCGGATCATCCTGCTGGGCGGCGCCACGCTCTTCTTCGGATCGTGGCACCGCGGCGCGGTGCTGACGTTCGTGATGATCGCCATGGCGGCGCTCACGAACCTGACCGCCATCTACCGCATCTGGTGGGTGGCCCGCTACCTCCGGAATTCCCAACCCGTGCCTTCCGCGCCGGCCCCGGGCCGGAGCGTTCCCGAACCCGTCAACAGGTAG
- a CDS encoding ferritin-like domain-containing protein — translation MAEASELIAGLNEDLAAEYQAVVMYRTYAALVSGPWRRDLRAFFEGEIPDELGHAAFLADKIVALGGTPTVDIPPLPIPRDAREMLENALQAEVDTIERYTRRIGQADACGEISIRVELENMISDESRHRDEIRRMLMDWR, via the coding sequence ATGGCCGAGGCGAGCGAGCTGATCGCGGGGCTGAACGAGGACCTGGCGGCCGAGTACCAGGCCGTGGTGATGTACCGCACCTACGCGGCGCTGGTGAGCGGGCCGTGGCGGCGCGACCTGCGCGCCTTCTTCGAGGGCGAGATCCCCGACGAGCTGGGGCACGCAGCGTTCCTGGCCGACAAGATCGTGGCGCTGGGCGGCACGCCGACGGTGGACATCCCGCCCCTCCCCATCCCCCGCGACGCGCGCGAGATGCTGGAGAACGCGCTGCAGGCCGAGGTCGACACCATCGAGCGCTACACCCGCCGCATCGGCCAGGCCGACGCCTGCGGCGAGATCTCCATCCGCGTGGAGCTGGAGAACATGATCTCCGACGAGAGCCGCCACCGCGACGAGATCCGCCGCATGCTGATGGACTGGCGGTAG
- a CDS encoding inositol-3-phosphate synthase → MRTDQYAPRPAEGRLGILLPGLGAVSTTFIAGVELARRGLARPIGSVTQYGTIRLGKRTENRAPKISDFVPLAGLDDIVFGAWDPFPQDAYESALNAGVLDRHEHVEPIKDFLQSIKPMPAAFDQRYVKKLEGINVKPGTSKRAWADALREDIRRFKEEKGCDRLVMVWCGSTEIFIKKGPAHQTIETFEAAIDANDESIAPSMLYAYAAIMEGVAYANGAPNLSVDFPALVKLAEDRGVPVAGKDFKTGQTLIKTIIAPGLKARMLGLDGWFSTNILGNRDGEVLDDPESFKTKEESKLSVLEHILQPGTYPDLYKNFYHKVRINYYPPRGDAKEGWDNIDIRGWLDYPMQIKVDFLCRDSILAAPIVLDLALFLDLAQRSGLGGIQEWLSFYLKSPMAAEGLYPEHDLFIQQMKLKNTLRWLMGEEQITHLGLEYYLEEAEAHAGV, encoded by the coding sequence GTGCGCACCGACCAGTACGCGCCGCGCCCCGCCGAGGGCCGGCTTGGCATCCTGCTTCCCGGCCTCGGCGCCGTGTCGACCACCTTCATCGCGGGCGTGGAGCTGGCGCGCCGCGGGCTGGCGCGCCCCATCGGCAGCGTGACCCAGTACGGCACCATCCGCCTGGGCAAGCGCACCGAGAACCGCGCGCCGAAGATCAGCGACTTCGTGCCGCTGGCGGGGCTGGACGACATCGTGTTCGGCGCCTGGGACCCGTTCCCGCAGGACGCCTACGAGAGCGCCCTGAACGCCGGCGTGCTGGACCGCCACGAGCACGTGGAGCCCATCAAGGACTTCCTGCAGTCCATCAAGCCCATGCCCGCGGCCTTCGACCAGCGCTACGTGAAGAAGCTGGAGGGGATCAACGTGAAGCCCGGCACGAGCAAGCGTGCCTGGGCCGACGCGCTGCGCGAGGACATCCGCCGCTTCAAGGAGGAGAAGGGGTGCGACCGGCTGGTGATGGTGTGGTGCGGCTCCACCGAGATCTTCATCAAGAAGGGCCCGGCGCACCAGACCATCGAGACCTTCGAGGCGGCGATCGACGCGAACGACGAGTCGATCGCGCCGAGCATGCTGTACGCCTACGCGGCGATCATGGAGGGCGTGGCCTACGCCAACGGCGCGCCGAACCTGTCGGTCGACTTCCCCGCGCTGGTGAAGCTGGCCGAGGACCGCGGGGTGCCGGTGGCCGGCAAGGACTTCAAGACCGGGCAGACGCTGATCAAGACGATCATCGCCCCCGGCCTGAAGGCGCGCATGCTGGGGCTGGACGGCTGGTTCAGCACCAACATCCTGGGCAACCGCGACGGCGAGGTGCTGGACGATCCCGAGTCGTTCAAGACCAAGGAAGAATCCAAGCTCTCGGTGCTGGAGCACATCCTCCAGCCGGGGACGTACCCGGACCTGTACAAGAACTTCTACCACAAGGTCCGCATCAACTACTACCCCCCGCGCGGCGACGCGAAGGAGGGGTGGGACAACATCGACATCCGCGGGTGGCTGGACTACCCGATGCAGATCAAGGTGGATTTCCTCTGCCGCGACAGCATCCTGGCCGCGCCGATCGTGCTCGATCTCGCCCTCTTCCTGGACCTGGCGCAGCGCAGCGGGCTGGGCGGGATCCAGGAGTGGCTCTCGTTCTACCTGAAGAGCCCGATGGCGGCCGAGGGGCTGTACCCGGAGCACGACCTGTTCATCCAGCAGATGAAGCTGAAGAACACGCTCCGCTGGCTGATGGGCGAGGAGCAGATCACGCACCTGGGGCTGGAGTACTACCTCGAGGAGGCCGAGGCGCACGCGGGGGTTTGA
- the prfA gene encoding peptide chain release factor 1 → MEDRLREARQRYDDVSAQLSDPAIHADPKRLRDLSREHSQLAQIVEASARLDKAQEDLAGARALLAESEGDLEMAAMARAEIEQLTADVERLEGELKRLLVPRDPLDDRDAVVEIRAGTGGDEAALFAGDLFRMYQRYADRRGWKTELVSVSEGTAGGYKEAVFNVRGANAFGDLRWESGVHRVQRVPATEAQGRIHTSAATVAVLPEAEEVDVQINPADLKIDVYRSSGPGGQSVNTTDSAVRITHLPTGLVVTCQDEKSQHKNKDKAMGVLRSRLLDARIAEQEAERARDRRLQVGTGDRSAKIRTYNFPQSRVTDHRIGFTTHALPQVLDGDLEELLEALKMASESERAA, encoded by the coding sequence ATGGAAGACCGTCTCCGCGAAGCCCGGCAGCGCTACGACGACGTTTCGGCGCAGCTGTCCGACCCCGCCATCCACGCCGACCCCAAGCGCCTCCGCGACCTGAGCCGCGAGCACTCGCAGCTCGCCCAGATCGTGGAGGCTTCCGCGCGCCTTGACAAGGCGCAGGAGGATCTCGCCGGCGCCCGCGCGCTCCTTGCCGAGAGCGAGGGCGACCTGGAGATGGCCGCCATGGCGCGCGCCGAGATCGAGCAGCTCACGGCCGACGTGGAGCGGCTGGAGGGCGAGCTGAAGCGCCTCCTGGTCCCCCGCGACCCGCTGGACGACCGCGACGCCGTGGTCGAGATCCGCGCCGGCACCGGCGGCGACGAGGCGGCGCTCTTCGCGGGCGACCTGTTCCGCATGTACCAGCGCTACGCCGACCGCCGCGGGTGGAAGACCGAGCTCGTCTCCGTTTCCGAGGGCACCGCGGGCGGGTACAAGGAGGCGGTGTTCAACGTCCGCGGCGCCAACGCCTTCGGCGACCTGCGCTGGGAGAGCGGCGTGCACCGCGTGCAGCGCGTCCCCGCCACCGAGGCACAGGGGCGCATCCACACCTCGGCCGCCACGGTCGCCGTCCTTCCCGAGGCCGAGGAGGTGGACGTGCAGATCAACCCGGCCGACCTGAAGATCGATGTCTACCGCAGCTCCGGGCCCGGCGGGCAGTCGGTGAACACCACCGATTCGGCCGTGCGCATCACCCACCTCCCCACGGGGCTGGTGGTGACCTGCCAGGACGAGAAGAGCCAGCACAAGAACAAGGACAAGGCCATGGGCGTCCTCCGCTCGCGGCTGCTGGACGCGCGCATCGCCGAGCAGGAGGCGGAGCGCGCCCGCGACCGGCGCCTGCAGGTGGGCACCGGCGACCGCTCGGCCAAGATCCGCACCTACAACTTCCCGCAGAGCCGCGTGACCGACCACCGCATCGGCTTCACCACGCACGCGCTGCCGCAGGTGCTGGACGGCGACCTGGAAGAGCTGCTGGAGGCGCTGAAGATGGCGTCGGAATCGGAGCGCGCGGCCTGA
- a CDS encoding septum formation initiator family protein — MRPRGRHLLAGAVLAVALYYAVWGGEFSAFDLGRVQRQRQAAQDSVALIRREADSLRVQAKKLESDPATVERVARERFGMIRDGETLYRFVPADSPAVAAKP; from the coding sequence GTGAGGCCGCGCGGACGGCACCTGCTGGCGGGCGCCGTCCTGGCGGTGGCGCTGTACTACGCCGTGTGGGGCGGCGAGTTCTCGGCGTTCGACCTGGGGCGCGTGCAGCGCCAGCGGCAGGCGGCGCAGGACTCGGTGGCCCTCATCCGTCGCGAGGCCGACTCGCTGCGCGTGCAGGCGAAGAAGCTGGAGAGCGACCCGGCCACCGTGGAGCGCGTGGCCCGCGAGCGTTTCGGGATGATCCGGGACGGCGAGACGCTGTACCGCTTCGTCCCCGCGGACTCGCCCGCGGTGGCCGCCAAGCCTTGA
- a CDS encoding YigZ family protein, whose product MSPDDFLTLAASAEAQTRVKASVFLASAHPAGSEEEARAILAARERAMWDATHHCSAWKLRGGISRANDAGEPNGSAGAPILAAIEGAGLTDVIVIVTRWYGGTRLGVGGLVRAYGEAAALAIEAAPRRVGTLAVRLRVRYPYAHTAAVMRVLERAGAAEVEHGYAESGDAGIAEFSVPTQAAAFVRDELREATAGALAPEPIGPRVLYRNADA is encoded by the coding sequence ATGTCTCCCGACGACTTCCTGACCCTCGCCGCTTCCGCGGAGGCGCAGACGCGCGTGAAGGCGTCGGTGTTCCTCGCGTCCGCGCATCCGGCCGGGAGCGAGGAGGAGGCGCGGGCGATCCTGGCCGCGCGCGAGAGGGCGATGTGGGACGCCACGCACCACTGCAGCGCGTGGAAGCTGCGCGGCGGCATCTCGCGCGCGAACGACGCGGGCGAGCCGAACGGGAGCGCGGGGGCGCCGATCCTGGCGGCGATCGAGGGCGCGGGGCTCACCGACGTGATCGTGATCGTCACGCGCTGGTACGGGGGAACCAGGCTGGGCGTGGGCGGCCTCGTCCGCGCGTACGGCGAGGCGGCGGCGCTGGCGATCGAGGCTGCGCCGCGGCGCGTGGGCACGCTCGCGGTGCGGCTGCGCGTGCGCTACCCGTACGCGCACACGGCGGCGGTGATGCGCGTGCTGGAGCGTGCCGGCGCGGCCGAGGTGGAGCACGGCTACGCGGAGTCGGGGGATGCGGGGATCGCGGAGTTCAGCGTCCCCACGCAGGCCGCGGCGTTCGTGCGCGACGAGCTGCGCGAGGCCACGGCGGGGGCGCTGGCGCCGGAGCCCATCGGCCCGCGCGTGCTGTACCGGAACGCGGATGCCTGA
- the rpmE gene encoding 50S ribosomal protein L31, which produces MKADIHPKYQTVTVHCACGNTWQTRSTSKDIHVEVCSNCHPYFTGKQKLMDSAGRIERFRQRYGGAEAAK; this is translated from the coding sequence ATGAAGGCCGATATCCATCCCAAGTACCAGACCGTTACGGTGCACTGCGCCTGCGGCAACACGTGGCAGACCCGTTCGACGAGCAAGGACATCCACGTCGAGGTCTGCTCCAACTGCCACCCGTACTTCACGGGCAAGCAGAAGCTGATGGACAGCGCCGGCCGCATCGAGCGCTTCCGGCAGCGCTACGGCGGCGCCGAAGCCGCGAAGTGA
- the eno gene encoding phosphopyruvate hydratase has translation MSTIQQVRAREILDSRGNPTVEADVVLASGAVGRAAVPSGASTGEHEAVELRDGDKGRYGGKGVRDAVENANGEIADALAGRDAYDQVGLDRAMIELDGTPNKGRLGANAILAVSLAAARAAAADCGLPLYRYLGGPLANVLPVPMMNILNGGAHAANNVDFQEFMVMPVGATTFSEGLRVGVEIFHSLKKVLAGQKKGTNVGDEGGFAPDLATNEEALEVILQAVDQAGYRAGEDVVLALDVAASELYREGAYVFHKSTGERKTAAEMVEFYRHWTEAYPIRSIEDGLAEDDWDGWKQLTVALGGTTQLVGDDLFVTNTERLSRGIGQGVANAILVKVNQIGTLTETLESIEMARKAGYNAVMSHRSGETEDTFIADLAVATGVGQIKTGSASRTDRVAKYNQLLRIEEELGAAARYPGKSLWR, from the coding sequence ATGTCGACCATCCAGCAGGTCCGCGCCCGCGAGATCCTCGACTCGCGCGGCAACCCCACCGTCGAGGCGGACGTCGTCCTGGCCTCGGGCGCCGTGGGCCGCGCCGCCGTTCCCAGCGGCGCCAGCACCGGTGAGCACGAGGCCGTGGAGCTGCGCGACGGCGACAAGGGGCGCTACGGGGGCAAGGGCGTGCGCGACGCCGTCGAGAACGCGAACGGCGAGATCGCCGACGCGCTGGCCGGCCGCGACGCGTACGACCAGGTGGGGCTGGACCGCGCGATGATCGAGCTGGACGGCACCCCCAACAAGGGGCGGCTGGGGGCGAACGCCATCCTCGCCGTCTCCCTGGCCGCCGCCCGCGCCGCCGCCGCCGACTGCGGCCTCCCGCTCTACCGCTACCTGGGCGGCCCGCTGGCGAACGTCCTTCCCGTTCCCATGATGAACATCCTGAACGGCGGGGCGCACGCGGCCAACAACGTGGACTTCCAGGAGTTCATGGTGATGCCCGTGGGCGCCACGACCTTCAGCGAGGGACTGCGGGTGGGCGTGGAGATTTTCCACTCGCTGAAGAAGGTGCTGGCCGGGCAGAAGAAGGGGACCAACGTGGGCGACGAGGGCGGCTTCGCGCCGGACCTGGCCACCAACGAGGAAGCGCTGGAGGTGATCCTCCAGGCCGTCGACCAGGCGGGATACCGCGCGGGCGAGGATGTCGTCCTGGCGCTGGACGTGGCCGCGAGCGAGCTGTACCGCGAAGGCGCGTACGTCTTCCACAAGAGCACGGGCGAGAGGAAGACGGCGGCGGAGATGGTCGAGTTCTACCGCCACTGGACGGAAGCCTACCCCATCCGCTCCATCGAGGACGGGCTGGCCGAGGACGACTGGGACGGGTGGAAGCAGCTCACGGTCGCGCTGGGCGGCACCACCCAGCTGGTGGGCGATGACCTGTTCGTGACCAACACCGAGCGGCTGTCGCGCGGCATCGGGCAGGGCGTGGCGAACGCCATCCTGGTGAAGGTGAACCAGATCGGCACGCTGACCGAGACGCTGGAGTCCATCGAGATGGCGCGCAAGGCCGGCTACAACGCGGTGATGAGCCACCGCTCGGGCGAGACCGAGGACACCTTCATCGCCGACCTGGCGGTGGCCACCGGCGTGGGGCAGATCAAGACGGGCAGCGCCAGCCGCACCGACCGCGTGGCCAAGTACAACCAGCTCCTGCGGATCGAGGAGGAGCTGGGCGCGGCCGCGCGCTACCCGGGCAAGAGCCTGTGGCGGTGA
- a CDS encoding endonuclease domain-containing protein: protein MQQQRRMRGTTPEIEERAKELRANMTIPERVLWSALRKERQNGLHFRRQHPVERFIVDFCCTSKKLCIEVDGPIHDEQQERDSARTEYLEALGFRVLRFTNDEVMNALHLVVRRIQAALAEPG, encoded by the coding sequence GTGCAACAGCAACGCCGGATGCGCGGAACGACGCCGGAGATTGAAGAGCGCGCCAAGGAGCTGCGCGCGAACATGACGATTCCGGAGCGGGTGCTCTGGAGCGCGCTGCGGAAGGAGCGGCAGAACGGTCTTCACTTTCGTCGGCAGCACCCGGTCGAACGCTTCATCGTAGACTTCTGCTGCACCTCGAAGAAGCTGTGCATCGAGGTGGACGGCCCCATCCACGACGAGCAGCAGGAGCGCGACTCCGCGCGAACGGAGTATCTCGAAGCCCTCGGCTTCCGCGTGCTGCGCTTCACGAACGACGAGGTGATGAACGCGCTACACCTCGTGGTCAGGCGAATCCAGGCCGCGCTAGCCGAGCCAGGCTGA
- a CDS encoding YlbF family regulator, producing the protein MDVLWEKAREIGRLVAQSDEYKVLKRANERLSDDRDTVAGINRLGQLQESIGQALQAGEEPAEAEREEFERLAGSVQTSSTYQAFEAARSNFDRLMMRIDEEIAKGIEAGEQSRIILT; encoded by the coding sequence ATGGACGTGCTCTGGGAGAAGGCCCGGGAGATCGGGCGGCTGGTCGCGCAGAGCGACGAGTACAAGGTGCTGAAGCGCGCCAACGAGCGCCTGTCGGACGACCGCGATACCGTGGCCGGGATCAACCGCCTGGGCCAGCTGCAGGAGAGCATCGGGCAGGCGCTGCAGGCCGGCGAAGAGCCCGCCGAGGCCGAGCGCGAGGAGTTCGAGCGCCTGGCCGGCTCGGTGCAGACCAGCAGCACCTACCAGGCCTTCGAGGCCGCCCGGTCCAACTTCGACCGCCTCATGATGCGCATCGACGAGGAGATCGCGAAGGGGATCGAGGCCGGCGAGCAGAGCCGCATCATCCTGACCTGA
- a CDS encoding Minf_1886 family protein produces MDGAVLADPIMERLRRRYPMYHETAYLFILAALHFTIQRLGEARHITGRELVLGCRDLALERYGPMARSVLDYWGIRETRDFGEIVFALVELGILVKQEGDSLDDFDGVFCFADAFEQNYPWACPPRIEGA; encoded by the coding sequence ATGGATGGAGCCGTGTTAGCCGATCCGATCATGGAGCGCCTGCGCCGGCGTTATCCCATGTATCACGAAACGGCCTACCTCTTCATCCTCGCGGCGCTCCACTTCACCATCCAGCGCCTCGGCGAGGCGCGCCACATCACCGGCCGCGAGCTGGTGCTGGGATGCCGCGACCTGGCGCTGGAGCGCTACGGACCCATGGCGCGCAGCGTGCTCGACTACTGGGGGATCCGCGAGACGCGCGACTTCGGCGAGATCGTGTTCGCGCTGGTGGAGCTGGGGATCCTGGTGAAGCAGGAGGGCGATTCGCTGGACGACTTCGACGGCGTGTTCTGCTTCGCCGACGCGTTCGAGCAGAACTACCCCTGGGCCTGCCCGCCGCGCATCGAGGGCGCCTGA
- a CDS encoding NAD(P)H-hydrate dehydratase: protein MPNRQPAPKSSSPDRAFFERETVPVLTADEMRAWDRRAIDRTGVPERVLMESAGRGVATVIQRLHPEGRVLVVCGSGNNGGDGLVAARTLRAWGRDAQVLAVGSRPPDDVLRHGWEMEIASLDELDAAIASAGVLVDALLGTGSTGAPRPPYDQVIRAMNGAGKPVVAVDGPSGIDFTTGAAAGEVVHAGVTVTFGAPKRGLLLFPGRAHAGRIVCVEIGFDPLADGFGAQLITPAWAAAHLPPVPPNAHKGQMGRVVIVAGRAGMAGASVLAGMGALRAGAGMAVLVAPDANRAIIQTAIPEALYEDRETVDGEVFAQAGAIVAGPGMGTDDGALALLRKIAAAADCPLLLDADATTLLARNPGLRDEIRQPLILTPHPGEASRLLGRATKDITADPFAAAAEMAERYRCTVLLKGAPSLVASPGDAALVSVSGHSGIATGGMGDTLSGVTGAFLALCRDPRTAAGLGLWYCGRAAEIAGRGRGLIPRDVAGAVPDALLESPSPESELGIAGLTLDLHAAY from the coding sequence ATGCCGAACCGGCAGCCCGCTCCGAAGTCTTCTTCTCCCGACCGCGCCTTCTTCGAGCGCGAGACTGTTCCCGTGCTCACCGCGGACGAAATGCGCGCGTGGGACCGGCGCGCCATCGACCGCACCGGCGTCCCCGAGCGCGTGCTGATGGAGAGCGCCGGCCGCGGCGTCGCCACCGTCATCCAGCGCCTGCATCCGGAAGGCCGCGTCCTCGTCGTCTGCGGGAGCGGGAACAACGGGGGAGACGGACTGGTCGCCGCGCGGACGCTGCGCGCGTGGGGGCGTGACGCGCAGGTGCTCGCCGTCGGCAGCCGCCCGCCCGACGACGTGCTGCGCCACGGGTGGGAGATGGAGATCGCCTCGCTCGACGAGCTGGACGCCGCGATCGCCTCGGCCGGCGTGCTGGTGGATGCGCTGCTGGGGACGGGCTCCACCGGCGCGCCTCGTCCGCCGTACGACCAAGTGATCCGGGCGATGAACGGGGCGGGGAAGCCGGTCGTCGCCGTCGACGGACCGTCGGGGATCGACTTCACCACCGGCGCGGCGGCGGGCGAGGTCGTGCACGCCGGCGTGACGGTGACGTTCGGCGCGCCCAAGCGCGGGCTCCTCCTCTTCCCCGGCCGCGCGCACGCGGGACGGATCGTGTGCGTGGAGATCGGGTTCGACCCGCTCGCGGACGGCTTCGGCGCGCAGCTCATCACCCCCGCGTGGGCCGCCGCGCATCTCCCGCCCGTGCCGCCGAACGCGCACAAGGGGCAGATGGGGCGCGTGGTGATCGTCGCCGGGCGCGCGGGGATGGCGGGCGCCTCCGTGCTCGCGGGGATGGGCGCGCTGCGCGCGGGGGCGGGGATGGCCGTGCTCGTCGCCCCCGACGCGAACCGCGCCATCATCCAGACCGCCATCCCCGAAGCGCTGTACGAGGACCGGGAGACGGTGGACGGCGAGGTCTTCGCGCAGGCCGGCGCAATCGTCGCCGGGCCGGGGATGGGGACGGACGACGGCGCGCTCGCCCTGCTGCGGAAGATCGCCGCCGCGGCCGATTGCCCGCTGCTGCTGGACGCGGACGCGACGACGCTTCTCGCGCGGAATCCCGGTCTCCGGGACGAGATCCGCCAGCCGCTAATCCTCACCCCGCACCCCGGCGAAGCGTCGCGCCTGCTCGGCCGGGCGACGAAGGACATCACCGCTGACCCGTTCGCCGCGGCGGCGGAGATGGCGGAGCGTTATCGATGCACGGTGCTGCTGAAGGGCGCGCCCTCGCTCGTCGCGTCGCCGGGAGATGCGGCGCTGGTGAGCGTTTCCGGCCACAGCGGCATCGCCACCGGCGGGATGGGCGACACGCTGAGCGGCGTCACCGGCGCGTTCCTCGCCCTCTGCCGCGATCCGCGCACCGCCGCCGGTCTCGGCCTCTGGTACTGCGGCCGCGCGGCGGAGATCGCCGGTCGCGGTCGCGGCCTCATCCCCCGCGACGTGGCCGGCGCCGTGCCGGACGCGCTGCTGGAATCCCCCTCCCCCGAAAGCGAGCTCGGCATCGCCGGGCTGACGCTGGACCTGCACGCGGCGTACTGA